One window from the genome of Epinephelus fuscoguttatus linkage group LG3, E.fuscoguttatus.final_Chr_v1 encodes:
- the usp53b gene encoding inactive ubiquitin carboxyl-terminal hydrolase 53 translates to MKWMEPMARPAHQLPPPSMSGRSKSPPNSGEVAGSNSMAWVKMFKKPGGGLKKSYQPGSMLSLALTKGLLNEPGQNSCFLNSAVQVLWQLDIFRRSLRQLSGHFCLGDACIFCALKSIFSQFQQSRERVLPSDSLRNALAETFKDEQRFQLGLMDDAAECFENILERIHLHIVSDTATDACSSKSCITHQKFAMMLYEQFVCRCCGASSDPHPFTEFVHYVSTTALCQQVDRMLGKNERLRSDMFGELLQAANNTGGDLRSCPSDCGQSIKIRRVLMNCPEIVTIGFVWDAEQSDLTDDVIRSLGPRLNLCGLFNRVTDENAKRSELHLVGMICFSSKHYSAFAYHTKSSKWMFFDDATVKEIGSKWKDVASKCIRGHFQPLLLFYTNPEGSPVSNEDAPRQTTMCPRYKAQINGDVTVKHPLGSPNKFQEPFMENLQRPSETSKKDRGHRKTDPSQHKEMAHARSSSPPENGPRPSVDQKSKSYPRTEKSSNHSSRGSHEPRGQSFSTQGGGHSRRNNSSPSRYDQDSSQEQWEKGGSEGNRNKSKSTWRPIREVLNVDTVLNELEQRRQQQHDSPRHSKPSSQERVHAEQSREREREHVRAREDRKQKCLMTIYEDEQRHETESHSSVESESRANQQRGSRLKGGPKTLLRSDTWTIQRTESGYESSDRLSSGSTNPDSPGVDGFIVKDQRSTPEAQLQSLLHQKGGDAKSSIMSSPSHNGKHQPKPQGKNHDQVLHSHLKCSPSSRRKSKYTSSSSRKAASSERDSTGSDNRQSEQQELTNCRGHTGESTALRHITKTSSSEWNSSDDLALSEPEDRENTYRNSEAVASESQCPHMTLPYHPPSNVTAEPLQLQLNNQRQLGTSGSPHLRPTQRTSPHQGETSHAVFRPRMLQEPFPSSPRLSSTSYASPHRRPDMSGLRTFSDASSKSGSDPERSTPSSCESEERLTGCRVEQAAPAQEVSLTTYFTVDNCMTETYRLKYHNQRPLVLSATVPRTVVVTERRDTSHTLPTDTYSQDVPKARPETSHNSNKPTAKWNPVTAKGLDERGFL, encoded by the exons ATGAAATGGATGGAGCCCATGGCCAGACCAGCGCACCAGCTCCCACCTCCAAGCATGTCCGGCCGCAGCAAGTCTCCCCCCAACTCTGGAGAAG tTGCAGGCTCTAACTCCATGGCATGGGTGAAGATGTTCAAAAAACCTGGAGGAGGTCTGAAAAAATCCTACCAGCCTGGGAGCATGCTGTCTCTCGCGCTCACCAAAGGCCTGCTGAATGAGCCCGGGCAAAATAGCTGCTTCCTAAACAGCGCTGTGCAG GTGCTTTGGCAGCTGGACATCTTCAGGAGAAGTTTGAGGCAGCTCTCAGGTCACTTCTGTCTCGGTGATGCCTGCATTTTCTGTGCTTTAAAG AGTATCTTCAGCCAGTTCCAGCAGAGCCGAGAGCGTGTGCTGCCCTCCGACAGCCTGCGTAACGCCCTAGCCGAAACTTTTAAGGATGAGCAGCGCTTCCAACTTGGCCTGATGGATGATGCTGCTGAGTGCTTC GAGAACATCCTGGAGAGAATTCATCTACACATCGTCTCAGACACTGCAACTGATGCTTGTTCATCCAAATCCTGCATCACCCACCAGAAGTTTGCAATGATGCTTTATGAGCAG tttgtgtgtcGCTGCTGTGGTGCGTCTTCAGACCCACACCCATTCACAGAGTTCGTACATTACGTGTCAACCACTGCTTTATG CCAACAGGTTGATCGCATGTTGGGGAAGAACGAGCGGCTCAGGTCAGACATGTTTGGAGAATTGCTGCAGGCAGCAAACAACACAGGTGGTGACCTCCGAAGCTGCCCG AGCGACTGTGGTCAGAGTATCAAGATCCGCCGTGTGCTCATGAACTGTCCAGAGATCGTCACTATTGGATTCGTGTGGGATGCCGAGCAGTCCGACCTCACAGACGATGTCATTCGGTCACTTGGCCCACGTTTGAACCTGTGTGGG CTTTTCAACCGCGTCACTGATGAAAACGCCAAACGCAGCGAGCTTCATCTGGTGGGAATGATCTGTTTTTCGAGTAAACATTACTCAGCCTTCGCCTATCACACCAAATCTTCAAAATGGATGTTTTTCGATGATGCTACTGTAAAGGAG ATTGGATCCAAGTGGAAAGATGTTGCCTCTAAATGTATcaggggacatttccagccgctTCTTTTATTTTACACCAACCCTGAGGGATCTCCAGTGTCTAATGAAGATGCACCGAGACAAACCACCATGTGTCCTCGGTACAAAGCCCAAATAAATGGTGACGTGACAG tgAAACATCCCCTTGGCAGTCCAAACAAATTCCAGGAACCTTTCATGGAAAATTTGCAGAGGCCGAGTGAAACATCGAAGAAGGACAGAGGGCATCGGAAAACGGACCCATCACAACACAAAG AGATGGCACATGCAAGATCTTCGTCTCCTCCAGAGAATGGACCAAGGCCCTCTGTGGACCAAAAATCAAAAAGCTATCCACGCACTGAGAAGTCATCAAACCATTCAAGCAGAGGATCTCATGAGCCACGAGGACAGTCGTTCAGTACGCAGGGTGGTGGGCACAGTCGGAGGAACAACTCTTCCCCAAGTCGCTATGATCAGGACAGCAGCCAGGAGCAATGGGAAAAAGGTGGCAGCGAAGGAAACCGCAATAAATCTAAGTCCACTTGGAGGCCCATTCGAGAGGTGTTAAATGTTGACACCGTGCTGAATGAACTGGAGCAGCGCCGGCAACAGCAACACGACAGCCCGCGGCACAGTAAGCCTTCATCCCAGGAAAGAGTGCACGCTGAACAAAGCCGAGAGCGCGAGCGGGAACACGTACGAGCCAGGGAGGATCGGAAGCAGAAGTGTCTAATGACGATTTATGAGGATGAACAGCGGCATGAGACCGAGAGCCACAGCTCTGTGGAGTCAGAGAGCAGGGCCAACCAACagaggggcagcaggctgaaaGGTGGCCCCAAGACACTGCTGCGGAGTGATACCTGGACCATCCAAAGGACAGAGTCTGGCTACGAGAGCAGCGATAGACTCAGCAGTGGCTCCACCAATCCCGACTCACCTGGTGTTGATGGCTTTATTGTTAAAGACCAGAGGTCAACACCAGAGGCGCAGCTGCAAAG tctgCTGCACCAAAAAGGAGGCGATGCCAAATCAAGTATAATGTCCTCACCTTCACACAATG gtAAACATCAACCCAAACCTCAGGGAAAGAACCATGACCAAGTTTTACATTCACATCTAAAGTGCAGTCCAAGTTCGAG ACGGAAATCAAAGTACACTTCCAGTTCTTCCAGAAAAGCAGCGTCCTCAGAGAGAGACTCCACTGGCTCAGATAACCGGCAGAGCGAACAGCAGGAGCTGACGAACTGTAGAGGGCACACTGGAGAAAGTACAGCCCTGAGGCACATTACAAAAACCAGCAGCTCAGAATGGAACAGCTCCGATGATCTCGCTCTCTCTGAGCCCGAGGACAGAGAAAACACTTACCGCAACAGCGAGGCCGTCGCCTCCGAATCCCAGTGTCCTCACATGACCCTGCCATACCACCCTCCCAGCAATGTGACTGCAGAACCACTCCAACTCCAACTAAACAATCAGCGTCAGCTCGGCACGTCAGGGTCGCCGCACCTTCGACCGACGCAGCGGACCTCTCCTCACCAGGGCGAAACAAGCCACGCTGTGTTTCGTCCGAGGATGCTCCAAGAACCATTTCCCTCAAGTCCTCGTCTTTCATCCACATCCTACGCTAGTCCTCACAGGAGGCCTGACATGTCAGGCCTCAGAACCTTCTCAGATGCAAGCTCCAAGTCAGGCTCAGACCCAGAGCGGAGCACTCCATCATCATGTGAAAGTGAGGAAAGACTGACTGGATGCAGAGTGGAACAGGCAGCGCCGGCTCAAGAGGTTTCTCTGACAACGTACTTCACTGTGGATAACTGTATGACGGAAACATACCGTCTCAAGTACCACAACCAGAGGCCTCTTGTCCTCTCTGCCACGGTGCCGCGGACAGTGGTTGTGACTGAGCGCAGAGATACCAGCCACACACTCCCCACTGACACATACTCACAAGATGTGCCAAAAGCCAGACCTGAAACAA gcCATAATAGCAATAAACCCACTGCAAAATGGAACCCAGTGACAGCCAAAGGACTGGATGAACGTGGTTTTTTATGA